The Puntigrus tetrazona isolate hp1 chromosome 23, ASM1883169v1, whole genome shotgun sequence genome has a segment encoding these proteins:
- the LOC122328905 gene encoding V-type proton ATPase subunit S1-like, producing MAFTSLLLFLCSVYSCCAQVPLLMWTSDGSEMPHLPQAAAGQIVSGGQLASYLKPALSTAPHNVLLFLQDKLSLEDFTMYGGVFGNKRDSAFLNVESALQTSSSPLVLPALDWSASHSVLELFQAELGVPAVQMDPSALKEIKLSTAQPSLLALRLPYIAGDQTKELLLKNDAIIGEVLDMFKSQDVPYTAVYTGLKPSRVIEESPVMAAQSVGRSLLQALPESPVKPPVVVNTTGGPCILMWADTLLATYSGKQVDLAKDVFNSSSDITAGSVCNGTVSRLVLNFQNVLNLQSLRLIFSMRKIFFPVSARDWSVMEQVELEYDGQRAIFNASGGIYSPAEYSFHCQSVSSAQSPLLVPRSATDNATLWTLSFNDFQIQGFGVSGEDFSYASDCAGFFTPAIWMGLLTSLLMVLILTYGLHMIMQLRTMDRFDDPKGPAISVPQSE from the exons ATGGCCTTCACCTcgcttttattatttctctgtTCGGTTTACAGCTGCTGTGCTCAAGTGCCTCTGCTCATGTGGACCAGTGATGG GTCCGAAATGCCACATCTGCCTCAAGCAGCAGCTGGTCAGATAGTGTCTGGTGGGCAGCTGGCGTCTTATCTCAAACCTGCCTTGTCCACCGCTCCACACAATGTGCTGCTCTTCCTACAGGATAAG CTAAGTTTGGAAGACTTCACTATGTACGGTGGAGTGTTTGGCAACAAGCGAGACAGTGCCTTTTTGAACGTAGAG TCAGCACTTCAGACGTCCTCCAGCCCCCTGGTGTTGCCAGCCCTGGACTGGTCTGCATCACATTCCGTCCTGGAGCTGTTCCAGGCAGAGCTGGGTGTCCCAGCAGTCCAGATGGACCCCAGCGCCCTGAAGGAAATCAAGCTGAGCACAGCACAGCCTTCCCTGCTGGCCCTCCGTCTCCCTTACATCGCTGG GGATCAGACAAAGGAATTGCTTTTGAAAAATG ATGCGATCATTGGAGAGGTCCTCGACATGTTCAAGTCTCAGGATGTGCCTTACACTGCCGTATACACCGGCCTGAAGCCTTCTAGA GTGATTGAGGAGAGCCCAGTGATGGCAGCACAGTCTGTGGGCCGATCTCTGCTCCAGGCCCTGCCGGAGTCTCCCGTCAAACCCCCAGTTGTCGTCAACACCACAGGGGGGCCCTGCATCCTGATGTGGGCAGACACTCTCCTCGCTACTTACTCTGGGAAACAGGTGGATCTGGCAAAAGACGTTTTTAATAGTTCTTCTGACATCACGGCCGGTTCCGTTTGCAATGGAACGGTGTCAAG acTTGTCCTCAATTTCCAAAATGTTCTGAATCTGCAATCCCTCAGGCTTAT CTTCTCTATGCGCAAGATCTTCTTCCCCGTGTCTGCTCGCGACTGGTCGGTGATGGAGCAGGTGGAGCTGGAGTACGACGGGCAGAGAGCCATCTTTAATGCCAGCGGCGGGATCTACTCTCCTGCGGAGTATTCTTTCCACTGCCAGAGCGTGAGCAGCGCTCAGAGCCCCCTGCTGGTGCCTCGAAGCGCTACGGACAACGCTACCCTGTGGACGCTGTCTTTCAATGATTTCCAG ATCCAAGGCTTCGGCGTTAGCGGTGAAGACTTCTCGTATGCCAGCGACTGTGCGGGATTCTTCACTCCGGCGATTTGGATGGGCCTGCTGACCTCTCTACTCATGGTGCTCATTCTTACCTACGGCCTGCACATGATCATGCAGCTTCGCACCATGGACCGCTTTGATGACCCGAAAGGGCCAGCGATTTCAGTGCCTCAGAGTGAGTGA